The genomic stretch TCTCCAGGACGAACAAGCCGCCCAAGACCACCAGGAGTAGTTGAGTGCTCGTGAGTAACGCAAGAGCGGCAAACCCGCCGCCGAGCGCGAGCGAGCCGGTGTCGCCCATGAAGATCTTGGCGGGCGCGGCATTCCACCAAAGAAACCCCGCGCATGCGCCCAACCCCGCAGCCGCGATGACGGCAAGGTCCAACGGATCGGGAACTCTCGTGTAGCAGCCGAGCAAATCCGACGTGACATTGCAGATGTGCCGGAACTGCCAGAAGCCGATGAAGATGTAAGCGGCGAATACCAGTGCCCCGGAGCCGGCAGCCAGTCCGTCCAGCCCATCGGTCAGATTCACGCCGTTCGCGGTCGCCGACATCATCACAAACACCCACAGCACGAAGAACGGCCCGAAGTCCAGCGCGGTCTGTCGCACGAACGACAGCCCCGTCGGGGTGCTTGTATTCGCCACCACTGCAACGGTGAAACCCACCGCGACGACTGCTTGCCCGATCACCTTCGCCTTCTTGTTCAGACCGAGGCTTCGCTGCTTGCGGATCTTCGTGTAGTCGTCGAGGAATCCGACGATCCCCATTCCCACGATCGCCAACAAGACCAGCAGACCGCTCCATCCGAAACGCCCCGAACGACCCGTGGACGCCAGGTGCGCGACGAGGTAGCCCACCGCGATCGCAGCGATGATGACGACGCCCCCCATCGTCGGAGTGCCGCGCTTTTGCTCGTGATGCCCACCGCGCTCGACCCAGTCCTCACGCAGGAGCTGTCCAAAACCACGCGCACGAAACGAACGAATCGCGAACGGCGTTCCGCCGAGGGCGACGAGCAGTCCAACCATCGCGGCCAGCAAGACGCTCTTCACTCGGCATCCCCCAAGGCAGCGGCCACTCGCTCAAGCCCCGCAGCACGCGAAGCCTTCACCAAAACGACCGCGTCGGCTTCCAGCGAGTCGCGCAGCAACCTGATCGCCGCGTCCGCGTCGGGCACGAAGGTCGCCTCCTCGGGCTGCAATCCCTCCAGACGAGCGGCCTCATGAATCGGCCGGGCGTCGGCGCCGACCGTAACGAGTCTGTGAATGCCGAGCCGGACGACGAGACGCCCGATGAGATCATGTTCGACCGTTGACCTTGCCCCGAGCTCTGCCATGTGCCCGAGTACAGCCCATGTCGGGCGCCCGCGGCCCATCGACACCAGCGTCTTGAGCGCGGCAACCGTCGAATCCGGGTTGGCGTTGTACGCGTCGTTGATGATCCGCCTTCCACCTTTGTCGCTGATCTGCATCCTCCATTGCGCCGACTCAATCCCGCCGATTCCCGCTGCGGCGGAGTGCAGCGTTATACCTACCGCGCGCGCCGCCGCCGCCGCGGCCACCGCATTGATCACCATGTGCTCTCCCGGCACGCGCAAGACGACGTCGGTTTGCTCGGTCCCCGCGACGATCGAAAACGACGCACACGCCCGCTCGTCGAGGGTCACGTTCTGCGCGCGCACATCGGCCGCCGGTGACCGCCCGAACGTCACCACCGCCGCGCCGGTCCCGGCCGCCATCTCAAGGACGTTCGCATCGTCTTGGTTCAGTACCGCCACTCCACCGCCACCGAGTGCGTGCACAAGTTCGGACTTCGCCCTCGCGGTGACCTCGATCGAGCCGAACATTCCGATGTGTGCCGACCCTACGTTCGTAACCACTGCCACGTCCGGCCCCACGACCGGTGCGAGCGACGCAATGTGCCCGAGGCCACGGCTGCCGACCTCGACCACGAGCACCTCGGTGTCCTCATCGGCCGACAGCACCGTGAGCGGCACGCCGATCTCGTTGTTGTACGACGCGCGGCTGGCCACCGTGCGACGCTCGACGCCGCAGGCTGCCGCGATGAAGTCCTTCGTCGTCGTCTTCCCCGAGGACCCAGTGACCGCGATCACCTTCGCGCGCAAGCGCGCGCGCGCCGCAGCCGCAAGCGCAGCCAGAGCAGTCAGCGGATCCGGAACGCGAACGAGCGGACCCGTCCCCGAGTATTCCGAACCGACGAGCACTCCCACCGCCCCCGCGCGCAGCGCATCTTCCGCATACCGGTGCCCGTCCGAGTGCTCCCCGCGCAACGCCACGAACAGCACACCCGCGCATCCCTGCCGCGTGTCGGTCACCACCGACAGCACACGCGCGCCGCCCTCGCCCTCGAGGGACCCGCCGGTCGCTGCGGCGACGTCGATCAGCGTGAACGCGAGCACAGTTCCTCCAGTATCTCGCGAACAACGATGCGATCATCGAACGGCAGAGTCCGGTCGGCGAACTGCTGCCCGGTCTCGTGGCCCTTCCCCGCGACGACGACCACGTCACCTGGGCCGGCAGCACGCAATGCCTCGGCGATCGCGTCGCGACGGTCCAGGATCGACACGAAGACCCGCCCGGATTCACGCGCGCCGACTTCGATATCTCGAATGATCGCCGCCGGATCCTCCGACCGTGGGTTATCGCTGGTGATCAGCGCCCTGTCGGCCAACTCCGCGCCGATCCGGCCCATCTGCGGTCGTTTTCCGCGATCGCGATCGCCGCCGCACCCGAACACCAAGATCAACGAAGATCCTTGCGGCGTGAACTCTCGCGCGGCGCGCAGAACGCCCTCGAGCGATTCCGGTGTGTGCGCGTAGTCGACGAGCACGGTGAAGTCCTGGCCGGCCTCCACTCGCTCCATGCGTCCGGGAACCCCGGAGAACGACTCGATCCCGCCAACGACAGCATCGAGCGGCCACTCCATGGCGTGGGCGGTCGCGAGGACCCCGAGTGCGTTGGTCGCGTTGTAACGCCCGGGGATCGGAACGCGCACATGCAGGCGCGCGCCGGCCACGTCTACCTCGACAAGGGAACCGGCGCGATCCATCGCGATCCGCAAGGCGCGCACGTCGACCCGATCCTCCCAGCCAAAGGTGACCAGCGGTACGGCCGATCGGGCGATCAGGCGCCGTGCGTAGGGATCCTCCGCGTTCACCACCGCACGCCGGCTCATCTCGGGGCGGAACAGCATGGCCTTGGCCTCAAAGTACGCATCCATGGTGCCGTGCGTGTCGAGATGGTCCCGCGACAGGTTGGTGAAGATCGAGCAGGTGAACACGGTGCCCTCCACCCGCAAGGCGAGGAGCCCTTCCGACGAGGCCTCCATCGCCACACCTCGCACCCCGGCGTCGCGCATCTCGGCGAGCAAGCGCTGCAGGTCGGCTGCCTCCGGAGTCGTGCGCACCCCCGGACGAACCTCATCCCCCACATGGGTGGCGACCGTCCCGATCAGCCCCGCCTTCATCCCCATCGCGCCGAACACCGATTCGAGCAAATAGGCAGTGGTGGTCTTGCCGTTGGTACCGGTGATGCCGATCAGGGTCAGGTCCAGCGCCGGGTGACCGAAGAAGGCGGCCGCCATGGGCCCCATCGCTGCTCGCACCGACGAGACCAGAATCTGAGGGACGCTCGCATTCACGTCACGTTCGACCACCAGCGCGACCGCACCGTCACGGACGGCTCGACCTGCGAAGTCGTGTCCGTCGGCACGCGAGCCGGGGACGCAAAAGAAGACCGTCCCGGGACGGACCGCGCGCGAGTCGAAGGTGATGTCGCCGAAGATGATGTCGCCGCTGCCGACGACGCGGGAACCCGCGACGGCGGATACGAGTTTCGAAACATTCATGGGCACGGCCGTGGATCCTTCCGTCCCCACCCGCGCGCGCGGCAGAGGCCGGCGCGCGCGCACTCTATCACGGCTTTCGAGACCATCTCAGCCCGAACTCGGCGCCGTCGTGGATTGCGATCGTCGGCGAAATCCCGAGCTTTCCCAGGGCAAACTGCGTGATCTCCCGGAACACCGGAGCGGCGGTCAACGCCGCGAACCGCGTGCGCGGATTGTCCATGGCTACCAGGACGACGATACGCGGGTCGTCGGCCGGAGCCAGTCCGGCAAACGTCGTAACGATGTTCCTCGAATAGCCGCGGCGGTCCTTCAACGGCACGCGCGCGGTTCCCGTCTTGCCTCCGACCAGGTACCCGGGGATGCGCGCGCGCGAGCCGGTCCCGTGCTCGACCACGCCGACGAGCATGCCGCGCACCTGCGCCGCGGTGTATGGCTGCACCACCCGCACGGCCCGAGCCGCCGGCACCGGGGTAACCGAGCCGTCGCTCTCGACGACGCCACGGACAAGTCGCGGGCGAACCCGGACACCGTCGTTCGCCAGCGTCGCGTACACCGACGCCACCTGCAGCGGCGTCGCGGCGATCCCCTGCCCGATCGGGATAGTCGCGATGCTCGTTCCCGACCAATCCCCTACCGGGAGCAACACGCCCGAGGATTCCCCTGGGAAGCCTACCTGCGCCGAGCTGCCCAACCCGAAGCGGGTGAGGGCGTCGTACAGCCGCTTCGGGCCGAGCTTCAGCGCGACCTTGATCGTTCCAACGTTAGACGACTCAGCGATGGCTTGTGCGTAGGTGATTCGCTCGACCGGGTGCGAGTGCGAATCGTGGAACACCTGGTTGGCTACGCGAATCGTCGACGGTACGGTCAGTTGGTCCTCCGGGGTAACAATTCCAGCCTCGATCGCCGCTGCCGCGGTAACAACCTTGTTCACCGATCCCGGCTCGTAGGCGTCGGTGACGGCTCGGTTGCGTCGTTCGTCCGGAGTCGAATCGGAGAGCCTCTCCGCTTCGAAGGGAGGGTAGTTAGCCATCGCCAGAACGTCACCGCTGCGCGGGTCCATCACGATGGCCACACCGTTGCGCGCGCCGTTCTCCCGCACACCGCGGGCCAGCGCGTCCTCAGCGAAGAACTGCAAGTCCCGGTCTATGGTGAGCGCCAAGCCCTTCCCGGGAGTCGAGGTTCGCACCCTGCTGCGACCCTGAGGGATTGGCCGTCCACGGGGGTCTTGCTCGATGATCTCCTGGCCCGGCGTTCCCCCAAGGGTCCGCTCGTA from Actinomycetota bacterium encodes the following:
- a CDS encoding UDP-N-acetylmuramoyl-L-alanyl-D-glutamate--2,6-diaminopimelate ligase, giving the protein MNVSKLVSAVAGSRVVGSGDIIFGDITFDSRAVRPGTVFFCVPGSRADGHDFAGRAVRDGAVALVVERDVNASVPQILVSSVRAAMGPMAAAFFGHPALDLTLIGITGTNGKTTTAYLLESVFGAMGMKAGLIGTVATHVGDEVRPGVRTTPEAADLQRLLAEMRDAGVRGVAMEASSEGLLALRVEGTVFTCSIFTNLSRDHLDTHGTMDAYFEAKAMLFRPEMSRRAVVNAEDPYARRLIARSAVPLVTFGWEDRVDVRALRIAMDRAGSLVEVDVAGARLHVRVPIPGRYNATNALGVLATAHAMEWPLDAVVGGIESFSGVPGRMERVEAGQDFTVLVDYAHTPESLEGVLRAAREFTPQGSSLILVFGCGGDRDRGKRPQMGRIGAELADRALITSDNPRSEDPAAIIRDIEVGARESGRVFVSILDRRDAIAEALRAAGPGDVVVVAGKGHETGQQFADRTLPFDDRIVVREILEELCSRSR
- the murF gene encoding UDP-N-acetylmuramoyl-tripeptide--D-alanyl-D-alanine ligase, whose protein sequence is MLAFTLIDVAAATGGSLEGEGGARVLSVVTDTRQGCAGVLFVALRGEHSDGHRYAEDALRAGAVGVLVGSEYSGTGPLVRVPDPLTALAALAAAARARLRAKVIAVTGSSGKTTTKDFIAAACGVERRTVASRASYNNEIGVPLTVLSADEDTEVLVVEVGSRGLGHIASLAPVVGPDVAVVTNVGSAHIGMFGSIEVTARAKSELVHALGGGGVAVLNQDDANVLEMAAGTGAAVVTFGRSPAADVRAQNVTLDERACASFSIVAGTEQTDVVLRVPGEHMVINAVAAAAAARAVGITLHSAAAGIGGIESAQWRMQISDKGGRRIINDAYNANPDSTVAALKTLVSMGRGRPTWAVLGHMAELGARSTVEHDLIGRLVVRLGIHRLVTVGADARPIHEAARLEGLQPEEATFVPDADAAIRLLRDSLEADAVVLVKASRAAGLERVAAALGDAE
- the mraY gene encoding phospho-N-acetylmuramoyl-pentapeptide-transferase, with amino-acid sequence MKSVLLAAMVGLLVALGGTPFAIRSFRARGFGQLLREDWVERGGHHEQKRGTPTMGGVVIIAAIAVGYLVAHLASTGRSGRFGWSGLLVLLAIVGMGIVGFLDDYTKIRKQRSLGLNKKAKVIGQAVVAVGFTVAVVANTSTPTGLSFVRQTALDFGPFFVLWVFVMMSATANGVNLTDGLDGLAAGSGALVFAAYIFIGFWQFRHICNVTSDLLGCYTRVPDPLDLAVIAAAGLGACAGFLWWNAAPAKIFMGDTGSLALGGGFAALALLTSTQLLLVVLGGLFVLETTSVIMQIISFRGFGRRVFRMAPMHHHFELGGWPEFTVIVRFWIIAGLAAALGLGLFYADFLAKGGAR
- a CDS encoding penicillin-binding protein 2, with product MLVMLTLALSLVAGRLVQLQVVQAQPLQMLGEEQRLRTIDLPARRGAIYDRNMTPLAVSVETRAVYAHPRAITDPVVAARLLAPVLGIAESDLVQRLGVDVNFTYLARRVSPAVVDKVTALDLPYVGSHPESLRAYPAGSVASQLIGFVGTDGEGLGGLEFKYERTLGGTPGQEIIEQDPRGRPIPQGRSRVRTSTPGKGLALTIDRDLQFFAEDALARGVRENGARNGVAIVMDPRSGDVLAMANYPPFEAERLSDSTPDERRNRAVTDAYEPGSVNKVVTAAAAIEAGIVTPEDQLTVPSTIRVANQVFHDSHSHPVERITYAQAIAESSNVGTIKVALKLGPKRLYDALTRFGLGSSAQVGFPGESSGVLLPVGDWSGTSIATIPIGQGIAATPLQVASVYATLANDGVRVRPRLVRGVVESDGSVTPVPAARAVRVVQPYTAAQVRGMLVGVVEHGTGSRARIPGYLVGGKTGTARVPLKDRRGYSRNIVTTFAGLAPADDPRIVVLVAMDNPRTRFAALTAAPVFREITQFALGKLGISPTIAIHDGAEFGLRWSRKP